In one window of Gossypium hirsutum isolate 1008001.06 chromosome A01, Gossypium_hirsutum_v2.1, whole genome shotgun sequence DNA:
- the LOC107894617 gene encoding histidine--tRNA ligase, chloroplastic/mitochondrial, producing MSPLSSSLLNPRLSFSLKPLFLFSQSSFAPRKFQIPRQFVSAKRKTFSDLASEQSSATDNGGRSGRGGRSGALSPSPVVEEVQRIDVNPPKGTRDFPPEDMRLRTWLFNHFREVSRLFGFEEVDYPVLESEALFIRKAGEEIRDQLYCFEDRGNRRVALRPELTPSLARLVIQKGKSLSLPLKWFAIGQCWRYERMTRGRRREHYQWNMDILGLPEVTAEAELISSIVAFFKRIGITESDVGFKVSSRKVLQEVLRCYSVPENLFGKVCIIIDKIEKIPIDEIKRELNATGLSEEAIEELLQVLSIKSLTKLEEILGGAGEAVADLKELFSLSEKFGYSEWIQFDASVVRGLAYYTGIVFEGFDRQGKLRAICGGGRYDRLLSTFGGDDVPACGFGFGDAVIVELLKEKGLLPELNLEVDNIVCALDYDLQGVAAEVATKLREKGQSVDLVLESKPLKWVFKRAARTNAQRLVLVGNTEWQKGMVGVKILSSGEQYEIKLDELE from the exons ATGTCTCCGCTTTCTTCTTCGCTACTGAATCCGCGCCTCAGCTTTTCGCTAAAACCTCTCTTCCTTTTCTCTCAATCATCTTTCGCACCACGGAAATTTCAAATCCCCAGGCAATTTGTCTCCGCTAAACGTAAAACCTTCTCTGACTTAGCTTCGGAGCAGTCATCTGCAACCGACAATGGTGGCAGGAGCGGCAGAGGAGGAAGGTCCGGCGCTCTATCTCCATCTCCAGTTGTGGAGGAGGTTCAGAGGATCGACGTGAATCCACCTAAAGGGACTCGAGACTTCCCCCCTGAAGATATGCGACTCCGTACTTGGCTATTTAACCATTTCAGAGAG GTTTCGCGGTTGTTTGGATTCGAAGAGGTTGATTATCCTGTGCTAGAATCAGAGGCTCTGTTTATTAGAAAGGCAGGGGAGGAGATTAGAGATCAG TTGTATTGTTTTGAAGATCGGGGAAACCGCCGTGTTGCATTGAGGCCTGAGCTCACGCCTTCTCTAGCAAGGCTGGTGATACAGAAAGG aAAATCTTTATCCCTCCCATTGAAGTGGTTTGCCATTGGTCAGTGTTGGAGGTATGAGAGAATGACAAGGGGCCGCCGCCGTGAGCACTATCAATGGAATATGGATATACTTGGTTTACCTGAAGTCACT GCTGAGGCAGAACTTATTTCTTCCATTGTCGCTTTCTTCAAGAGAATTGGTATCACAGAATCAGATGTTGGCTTTAAGGTTTCAAGCCGAAAG GTCTTGCAAGAAGTTTTGAGATGCTACTCGGTACCGGAAAATTTGTTTGGCAAGGTTTGCATCATCATAGACAAG ATTGAAAAGATCCCAATAGATGAGATTAAGAGAGAGTTGAACGCTACTGGGTTATCAGAAGAGGCTATTGAGGAACTATTACAAGTGCTTTCCATAAAGTCATTGACTAAGTTGGAAG AGATACTTGGAGGTGCTGGGGAAGCTGTTGCTGACTTGAAAGAACTGTTCTCACTTTCTGAGAAGTTTGGTTACTCTGAGTGGATTCAGTTTGATGCATCTGTTGTTCGCGGTCTTGCCTACTATACGGGTATCGTTTTTGAG GGTTTTGATAGACAAGGAAAGCTAAGAGCTATTTGTGGCGGTGGGCGATATGATAGACTACTTTCTACTTTTGGTGGGGATGATGTTCCAGCTTGTGGCTTTGGGTTCGGTGATGCCGTCATTGTGGAA TTGCTGAAGGAAAAGGGACTTCTACCAGAACTTAACCTCGAAGTAGATAACATTGTTTGTGCACTGGATTATGATCTTCAAGGAGTAGCTGCTGAAGTTGCTACTAAACTCAGGGAGAAAGGCCAAAGTGTTGACTTAGTCTTGGAGAGCAAACCTCTTAAATG GGTGTTCAAACGAGCTGCACGGACAAATGCGCAAAGACTAGTATTGGTAGGAAATACTGAGTGGCAGAAGGGCATGGTTGGTGTAAAAATCCTTTCGTCTGGTGAACAATACGAGATTAAGCTGGATGAACTAGAGTGA